A genomic segment from Actinomyces lilanjuaniae encodes:
- a CDS encoding DUF6541 family protein, with amino-acid sequence MSLPDLLGTCGLAVLFALLLWVPGWCLTRAAGVRGWSALALAPGLTVALVAVATTVAQALGWRWGTAALPLLGVLTAVLTGLVVVLSRVPGSTASRLGGWRKTGGWLRGRNRPGDLARSHGPVLLAVLLTAVAWTTAYGWGAVSPRWPAQAFDAVFHLSAVAAVREGGDASLLGGLEALYQGQSVYYPTPWHAMVSLLPAGPVQATNAALLGTGALVWPSALAGMLTGVRDLLPGPGPVREWGVALTVLLGGTAIAFTMLLTSLAVWPYALSVVALPGVLLALHLLVPTRVLPVSPSVPGQDPGTQGSGPGLDRGPQCRSGPGVLPLVLLLVMCTVGAAAAHGVAVFSVMVLGAGWLPAVWRVATAGVRARVRATAVVVVAALGGLWAVRRPLGSVLGYSRPDGGWEGLVATLGQALADLPAYGTVWGWTSLLGLVTASLTLLGAWLAWRQPAARSWLRAWVAALLLTVMVGGPSWWGRQLGAPWYLQKARLVPLVLLPALVLAALACSHLLARVRTSRQRRFGGRDSGRLLARDGGRPGGRPGRPGGRRGSRRVLPGVAAAVLVVVLAGGRLPLQRDLVASVHDPEQVQYGTLVTAREIDFIQGASSLLPPDAVVVGPPSRGASMLWSLGGVHVVYPSRSRPSAHSAEHQLADAWPGLKKGTGSQEVCRLLRELGAFYLYTDYSRDAEGARHGQPPYRWDVGFAQVPLEDIELVASDGDYALWRITACD; translated from the coding sequence GTGAGCCTTCCCGACCTTCTTGGCACCTGCGGGCTGGCTGTCCTCTTTGCCCTTCTGCTGTGGGTCCCGGGGTGGTGCCTGACCCGCGCGGCAGGTGTGCGCGGGTGGTCGGCGCTGGCGCTGGCTCCCGGGCTCACCGTGGCACTGGTTGCTGTGGCCACTACTGTGGCCCAGGCACTCGGCTGGCGGTGGGGCACGGCCGCGCTGCCTCTCCTGGGGGTGCTGACTGCGGTACTCACCGGGCTCGTGGTGGTGCTGTCACGGGTGCCAGGCAGCACCGCCAGTCGGCTCGGGGGCTGGAGAAAGACGGGTGGCTGGTTGCGGGGGCGCAACCGTCCCGGGGACCTGGCCAGGTCGCACGGTCCCGTCCTCCTTGCCGTCCTGCTCACCGCCGTCGCCTGGACGACGGCCTACGGGTGGGGGGCCGTCAGCCCCCGGTGGCCCGCACAGGCCTTTGACGCGGTCTTTCACCTCAGTGCCGTCGCCGCAGTCCGGGAAGGAGGAGACGCCTCCCTGCTGGGGGGGCTGGAGGCGCTCTACCAGGGGCAGTCCGTCTACTACCCGACACCGTGGCACGCCATGGTCTCCCTCCTGCCCGCGGGTCCCGTCCAGGCCACCAACGCGGCGCTGCTGGGAACAGGGGCGCTTGTGTGGCCCAGCGCCCTGGCAGGGATGCTCACCGGAGTGCGAGACCTGCTGCCGGGTCCTGGGCCCGTGCGTGAGTGGGGTGTCGCGCTGACAGTGCTCCTGGGCGGCACCGCCATCGCCTTCACCATGCTGCTGACGTCTCTGGCCGTGTGGCCCTACGCCCTCAGCGTCGTGGCGCTGCCCGGGGTCCTGCTGGCGCTCCACCTGCTTGTCCCGACCAGGGTCCTGCCCGTTTCCCCCTCAGTGCCCGGACAGGACCCCGGAACGCAGGGGAGCGGCCCGGGGCTGGATCGTGGTCCGCAGTGTCGTTCTGGTCCCGGGGTGCTGCCGCTGGTGCTCCTGCTTGTCATGTGCACCGTGGGAGCAGCGGCAGCTCACGGCGTTGCCGTGTTCAGCGTGATGGTCCTGGGGGCTGGATGGCTCCCCGCCGTGTGGCGGGTGGCCACGGCAGGGGTCCGCGCCCGCGTCCGGGCGACTGCCGTCGTGGTGGTGGCAGCCCTGGGGGGGCTGTGGGCCGTGCGCCGTCCACTGGGCAGCGTCCTGGGGTACTCCCGTCCCGACGGCGGCTGGGAAGGCCTGGTCGCGACACTGGGACAGGCGCTGGCGGACCTACCCGCCTATGGGACGGTCTGGGGCTGGACCTCCCTCCTGGGACTGGTGACGGCGTCGCTGACCCTCCTGGGTGCGTGGCTGGCCTGGCGGCAGCCGGCAGCGCGCTCCTGGCTCAGGGCATGGGTGGCGGCACTGCTGCTGACGGTCATGGTCGGGGGGCCGTCCTGGTGGGGACGCCAGCTGGGAGCACCCTGGTACCTGCAGAAGGCCCGGCTGGTCCCGCTGGTCCTGCTACCCGCGCTGGTCCTGGCCGCGCTGGCCTGCTCCCACCTGCTGGCACGGGTGCGGACCTCCAGGCAGCGCCGCTTCGGTGGCCGGGACAGCGGCCGCCTTCTTGCCCGGGATGGTGGCCGGCCGGGTGGTCGGCCCGGTCGACCCGGTGGGCGCCGTGGCTCCCGGCGCGTGCTGCCCGGCGTGGCCGCTGCCGTGTTGGTTGTGGTGCTCGCCGGGGGCAGGCTCCCCCTGCAGCGGGACCTGGTCGCCAGTGTCCACGATCCTGAGCAGGTCCAGTACGGGACCCTTGTCACGGCCAGGGAGATCGACTTTATCCAGGGGGCCTCCTCGCTGCTTCCACCTGACGCAGTGGTTGTGGGACCTCCCTCGCGGGGGGCCTCAATGCTGTGGTCTCTTGGTGGTGTCCACGTGGTGTACCCCTCCCGCTCCAGGCCGTCGGCCCACAGTGCTGAGCACCAGCTCGCGGATGCCTGGCCTGGCCTGAAGAAGGGGACCGGGAGCCAGGAGGTGTGCAGGCTGTTGAGGGAACTCGGGGCATTCTACCTGTACACGGACTACTCCCGTGACGCGGAGGGGGCTCGTCACGGGCAGCCCCCCTACCGTTGGGACGTCGGGTTCGCCCAGGTCCCCCTGGAGGACATCGAGCTCGTGGCCAGTGACGGCGACTACGCCCTGTGGCGTATCACCGCCTGCGACTAG
- the rfbB gene encoding dTDP-glucose 4,6-dehydratase, whose translation MHVLITGGAGFIGANFVHQTLTRHPDATVTVLDKLTYAGNQGSLADLGERVTLVVGDIADTDTVDPLVAGADVVVHFAAESHNDNSLRDPSPFIRTNLVGTFTLLESVRRHRVRFHHVSTDEVYGDLELDDPAKFTPTTPYNPSSPYSSSKAGSDLLVRAWVRSFGVEATISNCSNNYGPYQHVEKFIPRQVTNLIDGVRPRLYGAGQNVRDWIHVLDHNDAVWDIVEKGRTGETYLIGANGEKSNKEVVELICELMGHEPDDYDHVADRPGHDMRYAIDNTKLVEELGWTPRYTDFRSGLQDTIEWYRNNEAWWRPLKAEVEARYAAQGQ comes from the coding sequence ATGCACGTCCTCATCACCGGTGGCGCCGGCTTCATTGGTGCCAACTTCGTCCACCAGACCCTCACGCGCCACCCCGACGCCACGGTCACGGTGCTCGACAAGCTCACCTACGCCGGGAACCAGGGCTCCCTGGCTGACCTGGGCGAGCGCGTGACCCTGGTCGTGGGCGACATCGCCGACACCGACACGGTCGACCCGCTGGTAGCCGGAGCCGACGTCGTCGTCCACTTCGCCGCCGAGTCCCACAATGACAACTCCCTGCGGGACCCCTCCCCCTTCATCCGTACCAACCTGGTGGGCACCTTCACGCTGCTGGAGTCCGTGCGTCGCCACCGGGTGCGCTTCCACCACGTCTCCACCGACGAGGTCTACGGCGACCTAGAGCTGGACGACCCGGCAAAGTTCACCCCGACGACCCCCTACAACCCCTCCTCCCCCTACTCCTCCTCCAAGGCGGGCAGCGACCTGCTGGTACGCGCCTGGGTGCGCTCCTTCGGCGTGGAGGCCACCATCTCCAACTGCTCCAACAACTACGGCCCCTACCAGCACGTGGAGAAGTTCATCCCCCGCCAGGTCACCAACCTCATCGACGGCGTACGCCCCAGGCTGTACGGCGCCGGCCAGAACGTGCGCGACTGGATCCACGTCCTCGACCACAACGACGCCGTGTGGGACATCGTCGAGAAGGGCCGTACCGGTGAGACCTACCTGATCGGCGCCAACGGGGAGAAGAGCAACAAGGAGGTCGTTGAGCTGATCTGCGAGCTCATGGGGCACGAGCCCGACGACTACGACCACGTGGCGGACCGTCCCGGCCACGACATGCGCTACGCCATCGACAACACCAAGCTGGTCGAGGAGCTCGGTTGGACGCCCCGCTACACCGACTTCCGTTCCGGCCTGCAGGACACCATCGAGTGGTACCGGAACAACGAGGCGTGGTGGCGGCCTCTCAAGGCTGAGGTCGAGGCCAGGTACGCGGCCCAGGGGCAGTAG
- a CDS encoding DUF6541 family protein: MLEWLAAVLLAAISLLLLLLPGLVFLGSLGAGPRLAVAGAPGTGIIVVTAGTVVMPLLGLRWTRPGAAVLLLLVCLPAGLTWLVRSRRARRRDGADGSWRGLLASPTTWAAFVGMGVAALLQLTVLVRAAASPAAVLQNHDVMFHLNYIVEIMESGNASPLGSSQPVNGGGYYPNLWHTLAALVPTAEVPTAFNVVVLMVVLFLAPLGCVVLGRAAGGGPVTTALAPSAGAATMWFPGFPLYFHGQAPTALSVALVPFALAAVLEWYRSKRSVTAVLAVVAGVVGAGVAHAGAGQLLVVVVAALTLLWSAQLAVRDRGVARLRSLLLVGLAVLALWAMCSLPALGAMSGYDRQPRSMGEVLLGALTLAPLQGDGDTWRYWPVALAALCGVLLILYRRRWEVAAAWGTVLLLVVLTASPQGWWRALVGGWWRDDNRYLGLLAVLSGVLAACAVEAVLSWCMARLRQGGLVPVAGALLVASTVAAAGWVSVGTAVGDTTTWARRGYDVSALIHLPWVTTEETRFIQDAARGLPADAVVYGYPASGAGLFPVMAGTDSIHRTSTSRGAPYEEVYLARQFNLIHTDPVVCRLVSARAGPRCTTRTPASRPTRSPLTSPGTSTWTPPGGSASWHPRGRPASG, translated from the coding sequence GTGCTGGAATGGCTTGCTGCGGTGCTCCTGGCCGCCATCTCCCTGTTGCTTCTGCTTCTTCCCGGCCTCGTTTTCCTCGGGTCCCTCGGGGCGGGGCCTCGCCTGGCCGTGGCGGGGGCGCCCGGTACGGGCATTATCGTGGTGACCGCAGGTACTGTCGTTATGCCGCTGCTCGGACTGAGGTGGACCCGGCCGGGTGCTGCCGTGCTCCTGCTCCTGGTGTGCCTCCCGGCCGGGCTGACCTGGTTGGTCAGGAGCCGTCGTGCTCGCCGCAGGGACGGAGCCGACGGGTCCTGGCGCGGCCTGCTCGCTTCGCCCACGACCTGGGCAGCGTTTGTGGGGATGGGGGTAGCGGCGCTGCTCCAGCTGACTGTCCTGGTCCGCGCGGCTGCCAGTCCCGCAGCGGTCCTGCAGAACCACGACGTGATGTTCCACCTGAACTACATCGTCGAGATCATGGAGTCTGGTAACGCCTCCCCCCTGGGCTCCTCGCAGCCGGTCAACGGGGGCGGGTACTACCCGAACCTGTGGCACACGCTCGCCGCGCTCGTGCCGACGGCGGAGGTGCCCACCGCCTTCAACGTCGTCGTACTCATGGTCGTGCTGTTCCTGGCCCCCCTGGGGTGCGTGGTGCTGGGGCGCGCTGCGGGGGGCGGTCCTGTCACTACCGCCCTGGCCCCCTCCGCCGGAGCCGCCACCATGTGGTTCCCCGGGTTTCCGCTCTACTTCCACGGCCAGGCCCCTACCGCCCTGTCGGTGGCGCTGGTTCCCTTCGCCCTGGCGGCGGTCCTGGAGTGGTACAGGAGCAAGAGATCCGTCACTGCCGTGCTTGCCGTCGTGGCGGGGGTCGTCGGTGCGGGAGTCGCCCACGCGGGGGCGGGCCAGCTTCTTGTGGTCGTCGTGGCAGCGCTGACACTGCTGTGGTCCGCCCAGCTGGCTGTACGGGACCGAGGGGTGGCACGGCTGCGCTCCCTGCTGCTGGTGGGCCTGGCGGTCCTGGCGCTGTGGGCCATGTGCTCACTACCAGCCCTGGGGGCCATGAGCGGCTACGACCGTCAGCCGCGGAGCATGGGCGAGGTCCTGCTCGGGGCGCTGACCCTGGCTCCGCTCCAGGGCGACGGCGATACGTGGCGCTACTGGCCCGTGGCCCTAGCCGCCCTGTGCGGCGTGCTTCTCATCCTGTACCGCCGCCGCTGGGAGGTGGCGGCGGCCTGGGGCACCGTGCTGCTCCTGGTCGTGCTGACCGCCAGCCCGCAGGGGTGGTGGCGAGCCCTGGTCGGCGGGTGGTGGCGTGATGACAACCGGTACCTGGGCCTTCTGGCAGTCCTGTCCGGGGTCCTGGCGGCCTGTGCCGTGGAGGCCGTCCTGAGCTGGTGCATGGCTCGGCTGCGCCAGGGCGGACTCGTGCCTGTGGCGGGCGCGCTCCTTGTCGCCAGCACGGTGGCAGCGGCGGGCTGGGTGTCGGTGGGCACGGCGGTCGGGGACACCACGACCTGGGCACGTCGCGGCTATGACGTCTCCGCACTCATCCACTTGCCGTGGGTCACGACCGAGGAGACCCGCTTTATACAAGATGCCGCCCGGGGCCTTCCAGCCGACGCCGTAGTCTACGGGTATCCCGCCTCTGGCGCGGGGCTCTTTCCCGTGATGGCAGGTACCGACAGCATTCATCGTACCTCTACCTCCCGGGGCGCCCCCTACGAGGAGGTCTACCTGGCCAGGCAGTTCAACCTCATCCACACCGACCCGGTTGTCTGCCGACTGGTCAGCGCCCGGGCGGGACCCCGGTGTACTACCAGGACACCAGCATCCCGTCCGACGCGATCTCCCCTGACTTCTCCGGGTACGTCAACGTGGACACCTCCCGGGGGTTCAGCCTCCTGGCATCCGAGGGGACGACCAGCCTCTGGCTAG
- a CDS encoding DUF6541 family protein: METATWAEACTAALFVLIILFVPGYLLLRGLRVLRLQALAAAPSVASAGMGALVVLYHLLSLPWNTLTASLGLLVLLGAVLAVTRLVRRRWPGAPEAPPPRIWWPLVAALALACLLSAQAVLRGFGGIDTPMQASDGVWHLNAATYVRSQANAYPVGSLDPMYWGETHYYPTGWHALVAVVPTSVPVAANVVALLGACVIWPLGCASLLSALFPVASRRVRDGLPLLAGTVASAIASGPFSMLTTLWPYAWAVCLLPGAVTLVLVCRPQRGPAPRRTTTWLPGTVAGGVLAALGLVFVHGTSVFNLAVIAVPALLLVLLHEVRRRWRAGGRLRTSMLALAGGLVLAVVVGAVLFADQLIMLARFTRPGAMVTTMLIEAWRDSPMLANISDRSLGATVLTLLAGVGFLVSLVTRRHRWAALCLPLVLVLLAASVLTWTPLSLLASPWYLQRARILPLLEISTLVLAATTIDWLAGLARSRSGAPRAVASVVALVCSVALVVNAVGRAGMHERVVAVAYQPQHLTWTAMLSPGEADFIREAASQLPPDAVVLGQPTNGSAYFWSLTQTPVVFPTLRFYSEEDRRYVAARAAYVQVDPEVCQALDRLGAHYYYYDADPTEGDPPGGGKAPQWHNQLNLIPDEALTPVASDGVHTLYVISACGWSP, encoded by the coding sequence CTGGAAACCGCGACCTGGGCTGAGGCGTGTACCGCCGCCCTCTTCGTCCTGATCATCCTGTTCGTCCCCGGCTACCTCCTGCTGCGGGGTCTGCGGGTGCTGCGCCTGCAGGCGCTGGCAGCCGCTCCCTCAGTCGCCTCTGCGGGCATGGGTGCGCTGGTGGTCCTCTACCACCTGCTCTCCCTGCCCTGGAACACGCTGACGGCCAGCCTCGGGCTCCTGGTGCTCCTGGGGGCGGTCCTGGCTGTGACCAGGCTGGTGCGTCGACGCTGGCCTGGAGCGCCGGAGGCCCCTCCACCAAGGATCTGGTGGCCGCTTGTCGCAGCCCTGGCCCTGGCCTGCCTGCTGTCGGCGCAGGCGGTGCTGCGCGGCTTCGGCGGAATCGACACCCCGATGCAGGCCTCTGACGGGGTCTGGCACCTCAACGCGGCGACCTACGTGCGCAGCCAGGCCAACGCCTACCCGGTGGGCTCCCTCGACCCTATGTACTGGGGAGAGACGCACTACTACCCCACGGGGTGGCACGCCCTGGTGGCGGTGGTGCCGACCTCTGTCCCGGTAGCCGCTAACGTGGTGGCCCTGCTGGGGGCCTGCGTCATCTGGCCCCTGGGGTGCGCCTCGCTCCTGTCGGCCCTCTTCCCGGTGGCCTCACGCCGCGTCCGTGACGGGCTGCCGCTGCTAGCAGGTACCGTGGCCTCCGCCATCGCCTCAGGCCCGTTCTCCATGCTGACCACCTTGTGGCCCTACGCCTGGGCAGTGTGTCTGCTGCCAGGGGCGGTGACTCTTGTCCTGGTGTGCCGCCCACAGCGGGGTCCTGCCCCCAGGAGGACCACTACGTGGCTCCCCGGGACCGTGGCCGGTGGGGTCCTGGCCGCTCTGGGGCTGGTCTTCGTCCACGGGACCTCGGTCTTCAACCTGGCTGTCATCGCCGTGCCCGCACTGCTCCTGGTCCTCCTTCACGAGGTGCGACGCCGCTGGCGGGCAGGCGGGCGCCTGCGCACCAGCATGCTGGCGCTGGCTGGAGGCCTGGTCCTGGCAGTCGTCGTGGGCGCCGTCCTCTTCGCCGACCAGCTCATCATGCTGGCCCGCTTCACCCGGCCGGGGGCGATGGTGACCACCATGCTTATTGAGGCGTGGCGGGACAGCCCCATGCTTGCCAACATCTCCGACCGCTCCCTGGGAGCCACGGTACTCACCCTGCTTGCCGGTGTCGGCTTCCTCGTCTCCCTGGTGACGCGCCGCCACCGCTGGGCCGCGCTGTGTCTGCCCCTGGTGCTGGTGCTCCTGGCTGCCTCCGTGCTCACCTGGACTCCGCTGAGCCTGCTGGCCTCGCCCTGGTACCTTCAGCGGGCCCGGATCCTGCCGCTGCTGGAGATATCCACCCTGGTGCTGGCAGCCACCACGATCGACTGGCTTGCGGGGCTGGCCCGGAGCCGCTCAGGAGCACCGCGGGCTGTCGCCAGCGTTGTGGCACTGGTCTGCTCAGTGGCACTGGTCGTCAACGCCGTCGGCCGGGCCGGGATGCACGAGAGGGTGGTTGCTGTGGCCTACCAGCCTCAGCACCTCACCTGGACAGCCATGCTCTCCCCAGGGGAGGCGGACTTTATCCGGGAGGCGGCGAGCCAGCTGCCCCCCGATGCCGTCGTCCTGGGGCAGCCGACCAACGGGTCGGCCTACTTCTGGTCGCTGACGCAGACGCCGGTGGTCTTTCCCACCCTGCGCTTCTACTCCGAGGAGGACCGGCGCTACGTGGCTGCCCGAGCCGCTTACGTCCAGGTTGACCCTGAGGTCTGCCAGGCTCTGGACCGCCTCGGGGCGCACTACTACTACTACGACGCCGACCCCACGGAAGGTGACCCTCCGGGGGGCGGCAAGGCGCCCCAGTGGCACAACCAGCTCAACCTGATACCCGATGAGGCCCTGACCCCGGTGGCCAGCGACGGTGTCCACACGCTGTACGTCATCAGCGCCTGTGGATGGAGCCCGTGA
- a CDS encoding N-acetylmuramoyl-L-alanine amidase, producing the protein MLPAVLGATTTANGLPVEVTTRAEWGANSAYMTWTPTYASASHVVVHHTAGTNSYTSSQSASIVNGIYYYHAVTLGWGDIGYNFLIDKYGRVFEGRYGSTSAAAGKMVVGGHALGVNTGTMGLSMLGTYSSVAPTDTQLQAVGKMAGWFLGRAGVSSATGSANLAIRTTARYRAGTTVSLPRIIGHRDVGYTTCPGDVGYSRLGTIRSIAQGVIGSAVGSINTIYLNNSWSARADIEFQYGRSTSQMLSGDWNGDGIDTLARRDGNKVGFRNTNSTGAACAPSPTAGPTTRSWSVTGTATGRTPWRCAEATPTTSATP; encoded by the coding sequence GTGCTCCCTGCGGTGCTAGGGGCTACGACCACGGCGAACGGCCTGCCGGTGGAGGTGACCACCCGTGCTGAGTGGGGTGCCAACTCCGCCTACATGACGTGGACCCCGACCTATGCCTCGGCCTCGCACGTCGTGGTCCACCACACCGCAGGAACCAATAGCTACACCTCGAGCCAGTCTGCATCGATCGTCAACGGCATCTACTACTACCACGCCGTGACCCTGGGCTGGGGCGACATCGGCTACAACTTCCTCATCGACAAGTACGGCCGGGTCTTTGAGGGCCGCTACGGGTCCACCAGCGCGGCAGCGGGGAAGATGGTGGTAGGAGGTCACGCCCTGGGCGTCAACACCGGCACGATGGGGCTGTCCATGCTGGGCACCTACAGCTCCGTGGCCCCCACGGACACCCAGCTCCAGGCTGTAGGGAAGATGGCGGGCTGGTTCCTGGGACGCGCGGGCGTGTCCAGCGCCACCGGGTCCGCCAACCTCGCTATCAGGACCACGGCGCGCTACCGGGCGGGCACGACGGTGTCCCTGCCCCGCATCATCGGGCACCGCGACGTGGGGTACACGACCTGCCCCGGCGACGTCGGCTACTCCAGGCTGGGGACCATCCGCTCGATCGCGCAGGGCGTCATCGGCTCCGCGGTCGGCAGCATCAACACGATCTACCTCAACAACTCCTGGTCGGCCAGGGCCGACATCGAGTTCCAGTACGGTCGGTCAACCTCCCAGATGCTCTCCGGGGACTGGAACGGTGACGGCATCGACACCCTGGCCCGCCGCGACGGCAACAAGGTCGGGTTCCGCAACACCAACTCCACCGGGGCAGCCTGCGCACCTTCACCTACGGCAGGGCCGACGACGAGGTCCTGGTCGGTGACTGGGACGGCAACGGGACGGACACCCTGGCGGTGCGCCGAGGCAACACCTACTACTTCCGCAACTCCATGA
- a CDS encoding glycosyltransferase, with protein MARNATGLVGLMARAATTRPGMAVLETVVLSRLDVSLRRNALAGALEVARRARFLADRHRFPQARRLLRRAASQMGERPEVSVLRLEDCIIDLDVDDGDSRRAATAAQYVLDLADQAWAAEEDACVVGLLDLVLRLMFHPQLHFGATDSALSVDPHGFLAPLRASRAFQEVTRPVAVVAEQQRGSAVLDDDNDDNDDNAAFSATRERPRRVLFLSLKNWNFVTDIIADYDADERFEVRCQDLGDLPVVPEQSTVLALRVELARGRGHRVAVPQKVADDLAWADTVFVEWGSAAAVWASLVVPLLAPQARLLIRIHSYEASTAMPQLVDWNAVSELVTVSPAIRRMLETTVRLPGHVVVSTVPNRALLTRFRLPKTAGSARTIALVGWAARRKDPAWALDVLDLVRQDDPSWSLLLIGPDFPEDMSEAEAAYAEATRARIKALGSSVRITGRTSQVPAFLREAGVILSSSRREGTHEGFIEGAASGALPVVRNWPDVARWGGPGALFPAQWVVATPQEAAARILALGDDEAYRVQQAEWMVSHADWSAVRPRYDALLLGGAGRAV; from the coding sequence ATGGCACGCAACGCTACTGGTCTTGTGGGTCTCATGGCCCGAGCCGCCACCACCAGGCCGGGGATGGCTGTCCTGGAGACTGTCGTCCTGTCCAGGCTCGACGTCTCGCTGCGCAGGAACGCCCTGGCGGGTGCGCTGGAGGTCGCCCGGCGGGCGCGCTTCCTGGCTGATCGTCACCGCTTCCCCCAGGCGCGCAGGCTGCTGCGCCGGGCCGCCTCCCAGATGGGTGAGCGTCCTGAGGTCTCGGTGCTGCGCCTGGAGGACTGCATCATCGACCTGGACGTCGACGACGGTGACTCACGTCGTGCCGCGACAGCCGCCCAGTACGTCCTTGACCTGGCGGACCAGGCCTGGGCGGCGGAGGAGGACGCCTGTGTGGTGGGCCTGCTCGACCTGGTGCTGCGGCTGATGTTCCATCCCCAGCTGCACTTTGGCGCCACGGACTCGGCCCTGTCGGTGGATCCCCACGGCTTCCTGGCCCCGTTACGTGCCTCCAGGGCCTTCCAGGAGGTGACTCGCCCTGTCGCCGTCGTGGCTGAGCAGCAGCGTGGGTCTGCGGTTCTGGACGACGACAACGATGACAACGACGACAACGCGGCCTTCTCGGCCACCCGGGAGCGTCCGCGCCGGGTCCTCTTCCTGTCCCTGAAGAACTGGAACTTCGTGACAGACATCATCGCGGACTACGATGCTGACGAGCGCTTCGAGGTCCGGTGTCAGGATCTGGGAGACCTGCCTGTCGTCCCCGAGCAGAGCACCGTCCTGGCGCTGCGTGTGGAGCTGGCGCGTGGTCGGGGTCACCGGGTTGCGGTACCGCAGAAGGTCGCTGACGACCTCGCCTGGGCGGACACCGTCTTCGTTGAGTGGGGGAGCGCTGCCGCGGTCTGGGCCAGCCTCGTGGTCCCGCTGCTGGCTCCCCAGGCCCGGCTGCTCATCCGCATCCACTCCTACGAGGCGTCTACCGCGATGCCCCAGCTCGTTGACTGGAACGCGGTCAGCGAGCTGGTGACCGTGTCCCCGGCGATCCGCAGGATGCTGGAGACGACGGTGAGGCTGCCTGGCCACGTCGTGGTCTCCACGGTCCCCAACCGGGCGCTACTCACCCGCTTCCGTCTGCCCAAGACCGCCGGGTCGGCCAGGACAATCGCCCTGGTCGGCTGGGCCGCCCGGCGCAAGGACCCCGCATGGGCGCTCGACGTCCTGGACCTGGTGCGTCAGGATGACCCCTCCTGGTCGTTGCTCCTGATCGGTCCCGACTTTCCTGAGGACATGTCGGAGGCTGAGGCAGCCTATGCGGAGGCGACCAGGGCCAGGATCAAGGCGCTTGGCTCCTCGGTCAGGATCACCGGGCGCACCAGCCAGGTCCCGGCCTTTCTCAGGGAGGCGGGGGTCATCCTGTCCTCCTCCCGCCGTGAGGGGACGCACGAGGGCTTCATTGAGGGGGCCGCCTCCGGGGCGCTGCCGGTGGTGCGTAACTGGCCCGACGTCGCTCGGTGGGGAGGGCCCGGCGCGCTGTTCCCCGCGCAGTGGGTCGTGGCAACACCCCAGGAGGCTGCTGCGCGCATCCTCGCCCTGGGCGACGACGAGGCCTACCGGGTGCAGCAGGCTGAGTGGATGGTCTCCCACGCGGACTGGAGCGCGGTCCGCCCCCGCTACGACGCCTTGCTCCTGGGCGGGGCCGGGAGGGCGGTCTGA